From Astatotilapia calliptera chromosome 19, fAstCal1.2, whole genome shotgun sequence, a single genomic window includes:
- the LOC113012085 gene encoding ubiquitin carboxyl-terminal hydrolase 42-like isoform X1, translated as MVNQLIVALSLLVNFCALSFYYRLDRQTQATSFIHQVFGGYLRSRAVSDTFDPFLDITLEIKTAPNVSKALKQFVKPEQLDGENAYKCTKCKKMVTASKRFTIHRSANVLTLSLKRFADFSGGKITKSNGQ; from the exons ATGGTCAATCAGTTAATTGTTGCACTGTCCTTATTAGTTAActtttgtgctttatctttttaTTATAGATTGGACAGGCAAACGCAGGCAACCTCTTTCATCCATCAAGTGTTTGGCGGGTACCTAAGATCCAGAG CTGTCTCAGATACATTTGACCCTTTTCTGGATATCACTCTGGAAATTAAG ACTGCTCCAAATGTCTCCAAAGCTCTGAAGCAGTTTGTCAAGCCAGAACAGCTGGATGGCGAAAATGCTTACAAATGCACCAA GTGCAAAAAAATGGTAACGGCCTCAAAAAGATTCACAATCCATCGCAGCGCCAATGTGCTCACCCTCTCACTCAAACGCTTTGCAGACTTCAGTGGAGGCAAAATCACAAAGTCAAATGGCCAATAG
- the LOC113012084 gene encoding ubiquitin carboxyl-terminal hydrolase 42-like, protein MTIVDRSSEKSDHESAGCNQSSFTSGDVGMDGSCSSSWAVGPTVPSDSPDSPVGCLAPTPGAAVYNSTPSSVDRPKDQVMSSSDGIDLPQKVLFSPDQLSLKWAEVHRIGAGLQNMGNTCFLNSALQCLSYTPPLANYMLTREHSKTCTLFHQQWCYAVLR, encoded by the exons ATGACCATAGTTGACAGATCTTCAGAAAAGTCTGACCACGAGTCAGCCGGATGTAACCAATCCTCCTTCACCAGTGGAGACGTGGGGATGGACGGCAgttgttccagcagctgggCAGTGGGCCCCACTGTACCCAGTGACTCTCCAGACTCTCCAGTAGGCTGCCTGGCCCCCACTCCTGGAGCTGCTGTGTACAACAGTACACCCTCCTCTGTGGACCGGCCCAAGGACCAAG TGATGAGCAGTAGCGATGGAATTGACTTGCCCCAGAAGGTGCTGTTCTCACCAGATCAGCTCAGCCTAAAGTGGGCCGAGGTTCACCGCATTGGTGCAGGCCTCCAGAACATGGGGAACACCTGCTTCCTCAACTCAGCCCTGCAGTGTCTCAGCTACACCCCTCCTTTAGCAAACTACATGCTGACGCGGGAgcactccaaaacatgtacgttATTTCACCAACAGTGGTGTTACGCAGTCCTGCGCTGA
- the LOC113012085 gene encoding ubiquitin carboxyl-terminal hydrolase 42-like isoform X2 codes for MVNQLIVALSLLVNFCALSFYYRLDRQTQATSFIHQVFGGYLRSRAVSDTFDPFLDITLEIKTAPNVSKALKQFVKPEQLDGENAYKCTKM; via the exons ATGGTCAATCAGTTAATTGTTGCACTGTCCTTATTAGTTAActtttgtgctttatctttttaTTATAGATTGGACAGGCAAACGCAGGCAACCTCTTTCATCCATCAAGTGTTTGGCGGGTACCTAAGATCCAGAG CTGTCTCAGATACATTTGACCCTTTTCTGGATATCACTCTGGAAATTAAG ACTGCTCCAAATGTCTCCAAAGCTCTGAAGCAGTTTGTCAAGCCAGAACAGCTGGATGGCGAAAATGCTTACAAATGCACCAA GATGTGA